cttcgactgtacctataggtacctatgttagtGAAAAGTATAATGGTCTTTGGATCGTACATGCATAAGACATCCAATGAGAGATAAAAGGCTTATCCACCCTTTCCgcaaccacacacacacacacacacacacacacacacacacacacacacacacacacacacacacacacacacacacacacacacacacacacacacacacacacacacacacacacacacacacacacacacacacacacacacacacacacacacacacacacacacacacacacacacacacacacacacacacacacacacacacacacacacacacacacacacacacacacacacacacacacacactggcTCGCATCGGTGCGAGAGGgaatgcgatcgagttcacgccgccgctaacgtaaatgtcaaatgccaaATCGTTGAAGCCCTGAAGTTCATAAACAAATTACGATAAAAAGTAATGGTTTGTTTactgtatacctacttaatgcTATTTAATGTACCAATCTGTTGATTTTTTCAGTTTCCTTTTGAAGTTAATGTGTTTAACAGTACTAGTGCATTAAACGGCCATTCGGTCCGCTGCAAATGCTCTTGAATGACATGTAAACAGACTAATGAAATGTGTTATCGAGTCCGTTCCATTGAACAGTAATAGAACCATCGAACTCGCATTACTCACAGTGAGAATCATTCAGAATCGTCGTTTACAATACCTAATACTTGGGTGTATTGTCAACTGTTTTGCAAACCGTGATACATTGAATATGGATGAAAAGAAGAATTaattacaaatgaaataatttatttggtaaCAACACAAGTgggtaaaacataataaaaaaaccggccaagtgcgagtcggactcgcccaccgagggttccgtactttttagtatttgttgttatagcggcaacagaaatacatcatctttgaaaatttcaactgcctagctatcacggttcatgagatacagcctggtgacagacagacagacggacagcggagtcttagtaatagggtcccgtttttaccctttgggtacggaaccctaaaaacttacttaaattaaaaacgtattaataaaacaattgtcCTAAGTCGTGATCGCTTGGTAGGGTGCTCAGAAGGCAGGCCCTTGCCCCCCTCTACATAGCAACGCTGGTCCGCTGAGCGtaattacaaattacgtaaTAAGGGTATGTTACGGCAATACCTAAAGTGCATAGAAACCGGCGGCGGCCCGTGACCTTCAGCCCGACCCGCGCCTAGCGACCCGCGCGCTTATCCCCGGCTGCGATGCGCCCCTACCACGAGTACCATGACGTCACACACATGTCATCGCGTCATGCCCCCAGCAGCCAATGAGAGGCGTGCATCAGACATGTCGTGATCGGCAGCCAATAGTGTAGCGGCTCGTCATCCCTGCGCGCACCAATGAAGACAGAGGATGACAACACAATTTGATTTCTCACCGAACAACTTAACATGCCTACTCCTGTTTtagtttgcttattttttatagataaagttaattaagtaaaaatcCAGAATTCATCATTTCAACAACCTGCCATCCACATCAGCGCAAATCCTGGCCAGCAGAGCTATCTACGTATGTCTATACGCGCAGACATAATTTTGATCCATCGATACCGGATATCAACCAGCCTTGGATCCACGGATTGGGTGTGAGAACGCATCGGCAGAGTGCTGAAACGACCAGAGTCATCGACATCGGTGAAGATCTTCGGTGAGACGAGCCAGCTTACCTATCCTACCTTTCCCTTTTACGCTTGCGTCATACCGTGCTTTTCTCAATTCCAGTGCTTGTGCTTTCGTTGTGACCCTATCGCACGTCGTCGAGTCGACCTTCGCAAAAGTCTGCAAGCAGCCCGCGTCAGCTTCACTGCTAGCTGCCTTGCTGTGCTCGACCGTGGTGGTGATTGCAACTGTGAGTACTTAGCGTCTGCCTTTATTCGATTCGCAAAATGACTGGCAAATATGATTTTGTGTTTCACGCCGCGTTAGGTCCTAATCAAGAAGCGGACTCGGAAACGATAAAACATTTAAACCGTAGACGAGGTTCCGTAAAATGTAGGCTGACTAATttcaaaaagtttgtaaaaacatTTGAGGGTTTAACTTTGTCCGATACCCAACGCACAGAGCTCAATTTACGCATGCAGGGAGCTCAGGGTATTTTCGATGATTTTAGTGAAATTCATAATCAGTTAGAAAGTTTAATTCCCGATAGCGAAATGGACTCACTTTTTGAAACCAGAGAGGTGTTTGAAAGCGAATATTACGCGATTTTAGCTCAAactcaatgtatggtggaatgcTCGGAGAAAGCTAACGAACCTAAAGTGCAAGCTTCTAATAATTTGGCGCAAACAGTTCGGCTCCCCGTCATTTCTTTGCCTACCTTTGACGGATCTTATGAACACTGGTTACAATTCCGTGACACATTCGCGTCTTTAGTGCACAACTCGCAAGAAATAACCAGCATTCAAAAGTTCCATTATTTAAAATCATCGCTCAAGGGTAATGCGCTTCTTGTTATCGATTCGCTTGAGTTTTCGGCAGACAATTACGCAATTGCTTGGGAATTACTACTGAACCGGTATGACAATAGTAGATTGCTAGTGCACAATCACGTAAAGGCCTTGTTTTCTATACAATCGCTTAACAAAGAATCGCCGGCACTGTTAAGAAAGTTATTAGATACAGTTTTAAAGAATTTACGCGCTTTAAAATTGCTCGGTGAGCCCACAGAAAGTTGGGAcacactaattatttatttagtcgtctCTAAATTAGATCCCACCACCGAACGTGAGTGGGAGCAATACAAAAGCACTTTATTACCAGTGTCGAACGAAAACAAAACCGCGCTTAAGGTAGATGATTTGCTAAAATTCATTCGCGACCGCGCTGACATGTTGGAAACATTATTGGTTACGCACAGCCGGTCCAGCTCACATAGCACTTATCCGCAGCATGATGCTAAAAAATCATACACTCATAACGCGCACACGGCTCCAAAGGTTCACTGTAATGTTGTTACCGAAAAGTCCGTGGACAAATCTCACTCCAAACAAACACCTAACAAAAAATTATGCATTATGTGCAACGGTAAACATCCTTTGTACTCGTGTCAAGCATTCATTGATTTAAGTTTGCAAGATAAATTAAAGTTAGTTCGCGATAAATGTTTGTGTGAGAATTGTTTACGAACAGGGCATGCGCCCAGTGAATGCCGATATGGCCCGTGCAGAAAGtgtaacaaaaaacacaattccATAATTCACGAGGACGAGAAGGAAGGTGCCAGTGACAAGCGCTCCGTAGCGTTGCTGGCAACAGACAACGCATCAAAGTCGCCCTCCTCCTCGATCTCTGATAATAATATCGCACGCGCACAACACGTATTGCAGGTATCGAACGCACACATAGACGAAGACTTATACGCGCGATTGTCTTCGAGGCGTCCTGTAATATTAGCAACCGCCATTGTCGAAATTCCAGATAGTTACGGTAACTATCATAAAACGCGAGTGATTCTCGATAATGGGAGCGAAGGTTGTCTAATTACCGAAGCGTTGTGTGACAAATTAAATCCGCTATGTATACAGTCCACAGAAGAACTAAACGGTATCATGAATTTAGCTACACATAGTTCGCGAGTATGTGAGATCGAAATAAATTCACTTGTTACCAATTTTAAGGCGCGATTACAATGTCGAGTTTTACCGAAGTTAACCTCGTCATTGCCTACGTTTCCGAGTAAACGTAATCAATTCCGCATTCCAGACAACGTACGTCTGGCAGATCCTAACTTTCATGAAAGTCAACCTGTTGAGGTCCTTATAGGAGCTGACATATTCTGGGAGCTCCTCGTAGGGATAGTTGAGATAAGGCGCTTAACGAACGgatcatttttaataaatacccaGTTAGGATGGATCGTTTCTGGACCTGTCTCCTCTAATACGCGCAATACAAAGcctattaattgtaattttatgcaATCTCTTGACGCGACCTCATTAGATAATCAATTACGTAGGTTTTGGGAAATAGAGGAGGTGCAGGTAAATAACAAATCGCACGATTCGCGCAGCGAAGAGGAAATTGCATGCGAAGACCATTTTGTCAAAACGACCACCCGTCTCGAGGATGGTAGGTTTTGCGTGCAACTTCCTCTCAAAGAATCTCCCGAGTCTCTCGGTGACTCATTCGCGCAAGCGAAAAGACGCTTTATGTCGTTGGAAAAACGCCTCAATCGCGATCCGATATATAAAGGCATGTACAGCGACTTTATAAAAGAATATCTCGCATTAGGTCATATGAAACGAGTATATACCTACGGGACCCCTAATTACTTTCTGGCCCACCATGGAATTTATCGTGCACATGCACAAAAAACACGTCTAAGAGTCGTATACGATGCTAGCGCCCCCACGACCAGTGGCAAATCGCTGAAGGACATACAACGCGTAGGCGCGCCTATACAAGGCGATTTGATTGCTATATTGTTAAGATTCCGTGAAAATAGGTTTGTTGCATGCGCTGACATCGAAAAACATTATAGACAAGTCCTAATTGACGAATCTCAACGCGACTTACAACTAATTTTATGGCGCGATAATCCAAGCGACGACCTTGACATATATCAGCTGAGTACCGTTACGTACGGCACGGCGGCCGCTGCCTTCCTCAGTTGCAGGTGTCTAAAACAATTGGCGCTAGAATGTACAGATCCCGAAGTAGCTAGAACTATTAGAGACGATTTTTACGTAGACGATTTTATTTCTGGATCGTCTACGATTCCCGAATTGCTACGAATTTGTGAcgaaaccgcgaaagttttaagttcTGGTTGCTTCCCATTACGAAAATGGGTATTTAACTTCGATTGTAACGATCAACGTTATAATGACGACACGTCAAAGGAATTATCATTAGGCGAGCACGCGCATAGTAAAACTTTAGGTCTCGGGTGGTACAACAAAAGTGACGAATTGTTCTATCACTCGCGACACGAGCCAAATCCTAAACCTGTCACGAAACGCATAATATTATCCACGGCATCACAGGTTTTCGATCCGCTCGGATTATTAAGTCCAATGATAATTATCGCCAAATGTTTATTACAACggttgtttttattaaaggtagATTGGGACGCAGCTGTGCCCGATGACGTCACGCAAGCCTGGCACCGCTTCGTAAGCAACCTGGCTATTTTACCTAACATTCGCATACCACGTCATGTTATGTGCAATGATCCTATATGTATagatttgcatatattttcagaTGCAAGCCAATTAGCTTATGGCACTTGCGCCTATTTGCGAACGATTGATAATAAATCAGCTGTTACCGTCCGGTTGCTATGCTCGAAAAGTAAAGTGGCCCCAATTTCGCCTCCTTTGAGTACGCCTCGACTGGAGCTGTCCGCGTGCTTATTGGGcgctaaattatataataaaataaaagaatcgtTCCGCGCGAAATTCAACCGAGTAATATTTCATACCGATTCAACTATCGCACTAAGTTGGCTCCGAATGCAGCCTAATTTACTAAAACCTTTCGTTCAAAATAGGGTTGCAGAAATCCACGAACTAACGAAAGAACACTCGTGGCATCATGTTAGCGGCAAGTGCAACCCGGCCGATATGGTTTCTAGGGGAGTACAGTTGGACGCACTTCGCTCATCCAGTCTCTGGTGGAGCGGCCCTGACTTCCttcatgacattaattataatgcTCAGACTGTAGATCCGTCATTGTTGCCAGACGAGTCCCAGATACCCGAACGTAAAACGAATCCGATGACTAGTCTGGTATGCAAcgacaataacaataataaactatttacattCGACAGGTTTTCTCAGTTCAACCGAATGCAGCGCGCAGCCGCGTACGTAATTCGCTTCATTCATAACTCGCGCAATAAGGATGCACGTCGAACCGGCGCGCTCACTgtagatgaactgagggaatcTGAGATATTACTCTCGCGCTTATCGCAATTGGAGTCATTATCGGATGTTCACAACGCATTGACAAAGAACAAATGTATCGCAAAGGGTTTCTTAGCcaaattaaatttgttcatTGACAATAATAACCTAATTAGAGTCGGAGGACGGCTTACCAATTCTTCTAGGTTTGATTACGATAAAAAACACCCGATATTACTTTCTAGTAAGCATCATTTTACTATTTTGTTGTTCCGATTTGAACATAAAAGATTATTGCACGCGGGACCGCAGCATATATTATTCTCGCTTCGCGAGGCCTGGTGGCCCGTAAGCGGTAGGAATCTTGCTAGGAAAGTGGTTCACAGCTGCGTTGTTTGCGTTCGTTTTAAGGGTAAAACGTTAACTCCTATTATGGGTAATTTACCTTCTGAGCGATTAGAACCAGGGTTCGCGTTTGTCAATTGCGCTGTGGACTATGGAGGTCCATTCTACATTTTAAACCGCAAGGGTCGGGGAGCCACAACTGTCAAGgcgtatttatgtatatttatatgctTTGCTACGCGCGCAGTTCACTTAGAGTTGGTTACCGATCTCTCTTCAGATGCTTACCTACTGGCGTTGAAAAGGTTCATTTCGCGTCGTGGTAAaccttcaaaaatattttcggacaaCGGACGGAACTTTGTAGGTCTTATGAATGatttttcaaagtttttaaaatcATGTTCGAGCGAAATAAAAGAGTACGCAATCTcacaaaaaattgaatttattatgaCGCCTCCTTATGCTAGTCATTTTGCCGGTCTGGTCGAGGCTGGTGTTAAGAGTTGCAAGCATCACTTGCGACGTGTGATAGGCGATGTCAAGCTAACTTACGAGCACTTTAGCACTATTTTGACGGAATGCGAAGCCATTCTGAATTCCAGGCCTTTGAGTCCTTTGTCCTCAGACCCGCAAGACTACACCCCTTTAACCCCTGCTCATTTCCTTGCTGGACGTCCGCTGACAGCCCCTGCGTGCGCTGACCTCAACGACGCTCCCGTGCACCGTCTGTCACGATACCAGCGAGTGGAACAAATGCGACAACATTTCTGGGCCAGGTGGTCGAAGGAGTTCATATCCGAGCTGCAGGTCAGGACAAAGTGGACGCAAAATTTGGACGACCTAAAGGTGGATACCCTCGTCCTAATCAAGGAGGACCATGCTCCGCCCCTCAAATGGAGCTTAGGGCGAATCACCAAGACTTACCCGGGCAAAGACGGCGTCTCCCGAGTAGCCGATATCCGCACATCCCGCGGCACTGTACGCCGAGCTTTTTCGAAAATCTGCCCGCTACCTACGCATGATGATGACTAACTTCACCGTCTCATCTTCACATTGGAAGTGCACTCTTCCAAGGCCGGGAGCTTATGTTACGGCAATACCTAAAGTGCATAGAAACCGGCGGCGGCCCGTGACCTTCAGCCCGACCCGCGCCTAGCGACCCGCGCGCTTATCCCCGGCTGCGATGCGCCCCTACCACGAGTACCATGACGTCACACACATGTCATCGCGTCATGCCCCCAGCAGCCAATGAGAGGCGTGCATCAGACATGTCGTGATCGGCAGCCAATAGTGTAGCGGCTCGTCATCCCTGCGCGCACCAATGAAGACAGAGGATGACAACACAATTTGATTTCTCACCGAACAACTTAACATGCCTACTCCTGTTTtagtttgcttattttttatagataaagttaattaagtaaaaatcCAGAATTCATCATTTCAACAACCTGCCATCCACATCAGCGCAAATCCTGGCCAGCAGAGCTATCTACGTATGTCTATACGCGCAGACAGGGTATGCTCTTCAGATAAACGTTATGGAAATCTGGAACTGATTAAACATCAATAAATTTTGTCCTgcgttataatataagtatacagTTTTGAATACACACACACTTAACAAGATAACCAACATAAATTAGTCTGGTTCTCGGATAAATGGTTAAAGACAAAGATAATAGATAaatagctttttagggttccgtacccggaaaacgggaccttattactaagacttttctgtccgtctgtctgtctgtcaccaggctgtatctcatgaaccgtgatagctagacagttgaaattttcacagatgatgtatttctgttgccgctgtatgaattttatattaattacgaaattaaaatttgacaTATGTAATTCAATTGCGTGAACATGGACATTCTTGTATATAGGCATGGActcttttattaatttaagttaTATAAGTAGGCATATTTTAATACTCCTGCTTATACACTTGAATTGTTTGCATGCTGTTGGTGTACAGCTGAATAAGGAGGACAACAACAAACGTGAACATCTGTAACTGATGTACCTTTGtcaagcaaataaatgatttatgatttatacaaaaaagtacggaatcctcggtggccgagtccgactcgcacttgtccggtttttgtatTATTAGTGTAGTTGCATTTGCTCCATAGATGCAATTACCCTGGCTGATATTACGTGTTGTTTTTAGCTCCGCGCATGCTTCCAAAAGGGACACGATGCCCTATGAGTGTGTGCAGAAATGTCATaagatttttatatattatgtcatcttatttttatattgtttgatGTCCTCAGGCCGGCGAGCGCTTGGCGAGCTGGTGACGGTGGAACTGTACAAGCCGAACATCACGTCACTAACAGCGCGCGCCATCCACGCTGCCGGCTACCACCTGCACACAGTTGGACATCTGTACGTATCCTGATATATGTCGCTGCCCTTTGCCCTCTTGTCCAGATTATAGTAATGTGTAAAAGGAAGAGCGAGCTACGACGGTGGAAGTTTACAAGCCGAACATCACGTCATTCACGCGCGCCATCCACGCTGCCGGCTACCACCTACACAGTTGAACATCTGTACGTATCCTGATATGTCGCTGCCCTTTGCCCTCTTGTCCAGATGTGTAAGAGGAAGAGCGAGCTACGACGTGGAAGTTTACAAGCCGAACATCACGTCATTCACGCGCGCCATCCACGCTGCCGGCTACCACCTACACAGTTGAACATCTGTACGTATCCTGATATGTCGCTGCCCTTTGCCCTCTTGTCCAGATTATAGTAATGTGTAAGAGGAAAAGCGAGCTACGACGGTGGAAGTTTACAAGCCGAACATCACGTCATTCACGCGCGCAATCCACGCTGCCGGCTACCACCTACACACAGTTGGCCAACTGACATGACGCTGTCCTGCACCTCCTTATCCAGCTAGTTATGTGTAAGAGAGAGAAAGAAGGCTGGTGACGGTACTGACGGTGGAACTTTACAAGCCGAACATAATAACGTCACTAACAGCATCCAGGGTGCCGGCTACCACCTATTTACACACAGACATCTGTATGCGTCTTTTAAATCATGTctgataaataaatttaaaaaaaaaaaagattcagAATGAAAATTCTGTGAAATGCAGCATTTTGTAAAAAGAAATTGAAATAAGTAAAATGACAGTTCCAGGGATTCAACAATTTTTACGATTCCTACGAGCACGAGCACGAAATCCCAGCTTGTTGCAGCAGTTGAAGACTAGTGCTGGTTTACCTTAAAAAATAAGCGTTTTAAACCCCAAATATAAGTCAGTACCTTCTTATCATTGTAGGTAGTTTAATTTTGGTCTCTAGAAGAGCGATACGCGTACTGTCTTAATGCTATAGGGCTTTAGATAACTTCCTACATTCAATTTCTATTCGGTCGGAATGACGAGTGTTATGTTTTGCAGGACCATAAGAGATGCGCCGCTGCTCGAGCACATCAAAGTAGAAGATCTGACTAAGATGCCTAATCTCAAATCCCTGTAAGTATTGCATTATTatcaatacctacctattttacctattttttgtcACTTAGCACGTCAAACGTCCACTCTCCCGCGGTGTCATTTGACGGACATTTTGTGCGTTTACTAACCTACGCTAGCATTTAGAAGGAGggttcccatttgtccccgtcGGGCACGAAGACAGACTAATGTGGTCTACACTTGACGTGTTAATGCAGCAATCCAATATATTAACGTAAATATACACAGCATAATATAGATTTCATATCGTAATTACAAATTCACAATACGATTGACCTACAGTCAACGCAAAATACctatatgtttaaattttttcgccttattacaaatgAGTAAGGCGCAAAAgtataaacatatctttgacatcGACTACACTTGCttgaagatatatttaatacataagtatttttcaatatatcGAGGTATGGAAAAACCAGACTTTTAACGTAAGTAGATAGACTCTTTGTTTTCAGCCGAAATTGTCAGCCTAATCTTTAAGAACTAGCTGAATGCTgagtaaaattaaatatctacCGATAACGGTACTTGACAATGCTGACATGCTACTTTCGATGAATGCCTAGCAAAGGTACTTATTGATAAGATAGTTCTACATTATCTATTGCTATCTTTTTACCATTCAAAGACATGAAACGGTGATTCGGCTCTAATCAACAAATAACCTGCTGCTgaattcatttgtttttaaaatgatACCTACAcattacctacatacctacatagtatATGTAGCTTTATAAAATAAGATATGAGGGCACAATTCGTATTTTATTAATGAACCTGAATGGTAGCATTCGTAGAAGTAACCAAGTaaactgcagcgattttgatagcatacacagtgcaagtgttattttaaaaattatgacgtatcactaacacttgcactgcgtgtgctatcacaatcgctgcagacttttcttggtctaactctaaacgTTTTGGTAAAAAGGGAAGTGCCATGTCAACtgaacaaaacaacaacaatagtgacaattaaacaaaaagataaaataatatatctttttttttaatagtcatcataaactatcgccatgcatgttcGCTTTACGGATAGTATccaagtttagttttttaagtgcataaatgtttaaaatgtaaaaatgagcgctgcaatcgcagtttggcgaggaatataattataagaaaattgttgtgttgtactttgtgataaataaattaaaaaaaactgctgtaaattattattactattcaTTCGGAAAAATTGTTtactaggtatatttataaatgtatacttTCTTAGGCCAAAAGAGTAAATatggtacatattttttttagtttttaatcgtTGTAAAGTTTAAAGTTCGAAAAATATTCAATTATAGAGATTGTGATGCAAACTATACTTATGTTAATGGGCTATATTATACTCCAGACTTTCATATCATAAAATTCTGCCTGAAGTTGTTCGTGCCCACAATGACAAGACAGCATCATTATTTATCAACATGATTCATTCATTAAGAATGTCAATTGAGCCCATTGGATTTCATAAAgccgtttattatttttaaacatgttaGCGTTTAGTATTACAATAGCTATATCTTTAAGTACTAGGTGACATATATAAGtgtaacataaaattaaatgctTACGACCTCTCTGTggttcccaagatacaggctcggcctagtttggggaccactgtcaagttttctgtgatgtaatgttttttgcctaattaaacctttttcatttttcattttttttttttcattttgttgtTGTTTCAGATTTGCCCTCTgtaaaaatgcaataaaaattGATACCTAAAAAACTACCAACTAGTACCAATAA
The window above is part of the Cydia strobilella chromosome 12, ilCydStro3.1, whole genome shotgun sequence genome. Proteins encoded here:
- the LOC134746287 gene encoding uncharacterized protein LOC134746287 — encoded protein: MLETLLVTHSRSSSHSTYPQHDAKKSYTHNAHTAPKVHCNVVTEKSVDKSHSKQTPNKKLCIMCNGKHPLYSCQAFIDLSLQDKLKLVRDKCLCENCLRTGHAPSECRYGPCRKCNKKHNSIIHEDEKEGASDKRSVALLATDNASKSPSSSISDNNIARAQHVLQVSNAHIDEDLYARLSSRRPVILATAIVEIPDSYGNYHKTRVILDNGSEGCLITEALCDKLNPLCIQSTEELNGIMNLATHSSRVCEIEINSLVTNFKARLQCRVLPKLTSSLPTFPSKRNQFRIPDNVRLADPNFHESQPVEVLIGADIFWELLVGIVEIRRLTNGSFLINTQLGWIVSGPVSSNTRNTKPINCNFMQSLDATSLDNQLRRFWEIEEVQVNNKSHDSRSEEEIACEDHFVKTTTRLEDGRFCVQLPLKESPESLGDSFAQAKRRFMSLEKRLNRDPIYKGMYSDFIKEYLALGHMKRVYTYGTPNYFLAHHGIYRAHAQKTRLRVVYDASAPTTSGKSLKDIQRVGAPIQGDLIAILLRFRENRFVACADIEKHYRQVLIDESQRDLQLILWRDNPSDDLDIYQLSTVTYGTAAAAFLSCRCLKQLALECTDPEVARTIRDDFYVDDFISGSSTIPELLRKSDELFYHSRHEPNPKPVTKRIILSTASQVFDPLGLLSPMIIIAKCLLQRLFLLKVDWDAAVPDDVTQAWHRFVSNLAILPNIRIPRHVMCNDPICIDLHIFSDASQLAYGTCAYLRTIDNKSAVTVRLLCSKSKVAPISPPLSTPRLELSACLLGAKLYNKIKESFRAKFNRVIFHTDSTIALSWLRMQPNLLKPFVQNRVAEIHELTKEHSWHHVSGKCNPADMVSRGVQLDALRSSSLWWSGPDFLHDINYNAQTVDPSLLPDESQIPERKTNPMTSLVCNDNNNNKLFTFDRFSQFNRMQRAAAYVIRFIHNSRNKDARRTGALTVDELRESEILLSRLSQLESLSDVHNALTKNKCIAKGFLAKLNLFIDNNNLIRVGGRLTNSSRFDYDKKHPILLSSKHHFTILLFRFEHKRLLHAGPQHILFSLREAWWPVSGRNLARKVVHSCVVCVRFKGKTLTPIMGNLPSERLEPGFAFVNCAVDYGGPFYILNRKGRGATTVKAYLCIFICFATRAVHLELVTDLSSDAYLLALKRFISRRGKPSKIFSDNGRNFVGLMNDFSKFLKSCSSEIKEYAISQKIEFIMTPPYASHFAGLVEAGVKSCKHHLRRVIGDVKLTYEHFSTILTECEAILNSRPLSPLSSDPQDYTPLTPAHFLAGRPLTAPACADLNDAPVHRLSRYQRVEQMRQHFWARWSKEFISELQVRTKWTQNLDDLKVDTLVLIKEDHAPPLKWSLGRITKTYPGKDGVSRVADIRTSRGTVRRAFSKICPLPTHDDD